A window of Clostridium novyi genomic DNA:
GATATGCATAAGCTTTATTTAAAATATCAATGTTTTTATTATCTCATATTTTCTACACTTTGTGAACATTTTCATAATTTTTATTTTGGAAACCATTACTATACCTGATACTTGCATATTTTATTGACAATCACTCTAATTGATGATATATTTTGCTTGATAATGATTTTCATATTTATACTTAGGGGGAAACATATGATGAGCATATTAGATTTAAGACCCGGAGAAATGGGTTTTATAGAACATATACATGGTGATGAAAAACTTTCAAGACGACTTTTAGCTTTAGGATGTATTGAAGGTACTGGGGTAACCTTTAAAACTTCAGCTCCTTTAGGGGATCCTATTATAATAAGCGTTAGAGGTTTTGATTTAGCCATAAGAAAAAAAGATGCTAAAAACATTACTTTAAAGGAGGACTAAAATGTTAACAGTAGCATTGGTTGGTAATCCCAACGTAGGAAAAACTACTTTATTTAATGCCTTAACTGGATCTAATCAATACGTTGGAAACTGGGCTGGCGTTACAGTTGAAAGGAAAGAAGGATTTTTAAACAAGTGCATTAAAATAGTGGACTTGCCTGGTATATATGCTATGGATACTTATTCTAATGAAGAAAAAGTTTCTAAAGATTTTCTATTAGCAGGAAATGCAGATGTAATTATAAATATAGTAGATGCATCTAATTTAGATAGAAACTTGTATCTTACTACTCAATTAAGACAATTTAATAAACCTATAATTATTGTTTTAAATATGATTGATGTGGCTGAATCAAAAGGAATAAATATAGATGTTGAAAAGCTTAAAAATGAACTTGGTGCAAATGATATATTTCCTATGTCAGCTTCCAAGGGACAAGGTTTAAACAATTTAAAAGATAGTCTTTTAACTGCTCAAAATTCTGGCATTATTATTGATAATGATTTTAATTATCCTGAATTTAATACTGAAAAAGAAACTTATTCTTATATTGAATCTATCTTAAATAAATGTATAACTAAATCATCTAAAGATACAATAAGTATAAAAGATAAAATAGATAAAATATTATTAAATAAATTTCTCGCTTATCCAATCTTTATAGGTATCATGCTTATAATATTTAAATTTACTTTTACATGGGTTGGACAGCCACTTTCTGACCTTTTAGATAAGATACTTAATGAACAGCTTATACCTTTTCTAAATTCATTATTATCAAGTAATAGTCCTTGGTTTAGATCTCTATTAGTTGATGGAATAGTTGGTGGAGTTGGTTCTATATTAGTCTTTCTTCCAATTATACTAACTTTATTTTTAGGTATATCTTTACTTGAAGATAGTGGTTATATGGCAAGAGTTGCTTTCTTAATGGATAAGCTAATGAGAAAAATGGGTCTTTCAGGTAAAGCATTTATTCCCATGTTAGTTGGATTTGGATGTTCAGTACCTGCAATAATGTCAGCAAGAACACTTGAAAGTGAAAAAGATAGAAAACTTGCTGCATTGTTAGTACCTCTTATGTCCTGCAATGCAAGACTTCCTGTTTACGCACTTTTTACGTCTGTATTCTTTCCTGGACGTCAATTTGAGA
This region includes:
- a CDS encoding FeoA family protein, which codes for MSILDLRPGEMGFIEHIHGDEKLSRRLLALGCIEGTGVTFKTSAPLGDPIIISVRGFDLAIRKKDAKNITLKED
- the feoB gene encoding ferrous iron transport protein B, which encodes MLTVALVGNPNVGKTTLFNALTGSNQYVGNWAGVTVERKEGFLNKCIKIVDLPGIYAMDTYSNEEKVSKDFLLAGNADVIINIVDASNLDRNLYLTTQLRQFNKPIIIVLNMIDVAESKGINIDVEKLKNELGANDIFPMSASKGQGLNNLKDSLLTAQNSGIIIDNDFNYPEFNTEKETYSYIESILNKCITKSSKDTISIKDKIDKILLNKFLAYPIFIGIMLIIFKFTFTWVGQPLSDLLDKILNEQLIPFLNSLLSSNSPWFRSLLVDGIVGGVGSILVFLPIILTLFLGISLLEDSGYMARVAFLMDKLMRKMGLSGKAFIPMLVGFGCSVPAIMSARTLESEKDRKLAALLVPLMSCNARLPVYALFTSVFFPGRQFEIVCSLYILGIVIAFIIGLLFKNTLFKKDEEPFIIELPEYKLPEPKNLLLHTWDKGKGFIKKAGTIILSISILVWILSNFNFSGLTEINNSFLAYIGKALTPIFKPLGFGNWQSSVSLLAGLMAKEVVVSTMEVIFGGNLQILLPQYFTTVSAYAFLAFTLLYTPCITTIGTMKKEFGNKMTIFSVVYQLILAWVVAFLVYNIGNFIM